One genomic segment of Streptomyces sp. NBC_00239 includes these proteins:
- a CDS encoding SpoIIE family protein phosphatase: MPSPLFADRPAQPPEPGSVDALITQTRRLRGEVDAVRRDTVVDDDDPHGRWQRALCDLAVHHLDDLGEHLGQLKDGLPFVPEQPAPAEPPAPETEAQQGRVGSADWNLLTDEVTWSDELYQIFGRAPENGPLTLDEFWSTLFAEDQPQLTAMVTDCLVDGKPIDGEFRIVRTDGCVRTLHMRGEPALDADGCTASMWAVVRDVSELRRSERAVRETRDSLQRQRQIAQTEHRLAVELQEAVLPSWRGTLRFPYGSTGALDLAAHYMPAATSSLIGGNWYDALELPDGTSMLTVGDLTGHGVTATSGMAMMLGALRGMAMAGIEPGPLMGWLNQLLETSVQPALGSAVCCRFDPATRTLSWAQAGHPAPLLFRGGAGRALVPPEGVLLGATTGAVYGQAEERLEVGDVLVLHTDGLTASGVEFGRADGTARLLALAPRFAGARSAQDSVRIMVEEFGGTGREDDACVLVARVGG; the protein is encoded by the coding sequence ATGCCGTCCCCCCTGTTCGCGGACCGCCCCGCGCAGCCGCCCGAGCCCGGGTCGGTGGACGCGCTCATCACGCAGACCCGCCGGCTCCGCGGCGAGGTGGACGCGGTCCGCCGGGACACGGTCGTGGACGACGACGATCCGCACGGCCGCTGGCAGCGCGCCCTGTGCGACCTGGCCGTGCACCATCTCGACGACCTGGGCGAGCACTTGGGGCAGCTGAAGGACGGTCTGCCGTTCGTGCCCGAGCAGCCGGCACCCGCCGAGCCGCCCGCCCCGGAGACCGAGGCCCAGCAGGGCCGGGTCGGCAGCGCCGACTGGAACCTGCTCACCGACGAGGTGACCTGGTCGGACGAGCTGTACCAGATCTTCGGGCGCGCACCGGAGAACGGCCCGCTCACCCTCGACGAGTTCTGGTCCACCCTGTTCGCGGAGGACCAGCCGCAGCTGACCGCCATGGTGACGGACTGCCTGGTCGACGGGAAGCCCATCGACGGCGAATTCCGCATCGTCCGCACCGACGGCTGCGTCCGCACGCTGCACATGCGCGGCGAACCCGCCCTCGACGCCGACGGCTGCACGGCCTCCATGTGGGCCGTGGTGCGCGATGTGAGCGAACTCCGGCGCAGCGAACGGGCGGTGCGCGAAACCCGCGACTCGCTCCAGCGGCAGCGGCAGATCGCACAGACCGAGCACCGGCTCGCGGTCGAACTCCAGGAAGCGGTCCTGCCCTCCTGGCGGGGCACCCTGCGCTTCCCGTACGGCAGCACCGGCGCGCTCGACCTCGCCGCGCACTACATGCCCGCCGCCACCAGCTCACTCATCGGCGGCAACTGGTACGACGCGCTCGAACTCCCGGACGGCACCTCGATGCTGACGGTCGGTGACCTCACCGGCCACGGCGTGACCGCCACCTCCGGCATGGCCATGATGCTCGGCGCGCTGCGCGGCATGGCGATGGCCGGCATCGAGCCCGGCCCGCTGATGGGCTGGCTCAACCAGCTCCTGGAAACCTCCGTACAGCCCGCACTGGGCAGCGCGGTGTGCTGCCGCTTCGACCCGGCCACCCGGACCCTGTCGTGGGCCCAGGCGGGCCACCCCGCACCGCTGCTGTTCCGCGGGGGCGCGGGGCGGGCCCTGGTACCGCCGGAGGGCGTCCTGCTCGGCGCCACCACGGGTGCCGTGTACGGGCAGGCCGAGGAACGCCTCGAAGTCGGCGACGTACTGGTGCTGCACACGGACGGACTGACCGCGAGCGGCGTGGAGTTCGGACGCGCCGACGGAACGGCGCGCCTGCTGGCCCTCGCGCCCCGGTTCGCCGGGGCGCGGTCGGCTCAGGACAGTGTGAGGATCATGGTCGAGGAATTCGGCGGGACCGGGCGCGAGGACGACGCCTGCGTACTGGTCGCCCGGGTCGGCGGCTGA
- a CDS encoding SCO4226 family nickel-binding protein has translation MTTYMDVHTGMKGITAEQLAAAHRADLAIEKDEGVHFQRAWADPASGTVYCLSEAPSAEAVQRIHERTGHPAAEIHPVPLSVS, from the coding sequence ATGACCACCTACATGGACGTCCACACCGGCATGAAGGGCATCACCGCGGAGCAGCTCGCCGCGGCCCACCGGGCGGACCTCGCCATCGAGAAGGACGAGGGAGTGCACTTCCAACGAGCCTGGGCGGACCCGGCGTCCGGCACGGTGTACTGCCTGTCCGAGGCCCCCTCGGCGGAGGCGGTCCAGCGCATCCACGAGCGGACGGGCCACCCCGCGGCGGAGATCCACCCGGTGCCCCTGAGCGTGTCCTGA